The genomic interval GTCGGCACCGATTGCGGCGCCGCGTCCCAGGCCGCGAGCGATATAGTCGACGAGCAGCACCATCGCCGGGACAAGGCCGAGTGCGTTTGCCGCGTATTGCGCGTACAGCACACGAAGCGTCAAGCCATGTGGGCGCACTGCGTGATGCGTATCGGAAGCCGCGAGCGGTGCGGGCGGATTCGTCGAAGGCCAGCCGAACCAGCTCACCGCGGTCAACACCAGCGCCACGACACCGAGACCGATCCACGTGGTTTGCAAACCATAGTGCAGAAGCTGCGGAATCAACGTGCCGGATGTGGCGATACCGAGTCCGAGTCCAAGAAAGATCATGCCGCTCACGAAGCCGCGGCGCGGCACGGGAATGTGCGGAAGAATCGACGTCGCCACCAGCACCATGATTGCGCCGCCGGAAATGCCCGACAACAAACGCCACGCAAAAAACCAGCTCACCGAAAGCGGATACGCGCAGGCGAAAAAGGCCGCGGTCACGACCGCCATCAGCATGCGCAACGCGCTGCGATTCGACAGTGCCGATGCGAGCGGGCGGCCGATCAACGCACCGACCAGATAGCCAGCGAAGTTCGCCGCGCCGAGCGTCACCGCTTGCGACGACGTGAACCAGTGCGCCTGGATCAGCGAGGGAATCAACGGCGTGTACGCGAAGCGCGCGAGGCCGATGGCGACGAGACTGCCGCACAGTCCCGCGAGCGTGGCGAAGAGCGCGCGAGCATCGAGTGAGACCGGACTATCTGACGTTATCGGAGCAGCGGACATGACGGTTCCTTTACCGGTGCGCGCGCTGACGGCGGCGCTGCCGGATGTCGGTGGGAAAGCGAAGGGGTGCGCCTTGTCAGGCGCGTGACTCAGGCGTTGGAGCCGGTCGGCGGTAGGGCAGGCAAACCAAGCAGCAGCAACACGGGCGCAATCGCGCCGACAAGCAGCGTTTGTTGCGGATTGACCCGCGCGAGAACGCGAACGCCGATCAGCGTGGCCAGCAGGTGAGTGGCGGCGTCATCGGCGGAAACGGCTGTGGTGATTTCTCCGCTCTCGCTGGCAGCAATCATGCGGCGGTAGAAAAACGCGCGCATTTCCGAGAATTCCGTGGCGACGATCGCGCGGAATGCTTCGTCCTCCGATGTGGTTTCCAGCGCCGAGTTCACCAGCATGCAGCCACGTTGCGCGGGATCGGCGAGCGATCGTTCGAGGATCTCGTGGAAGAACATCGTGATGCCTAGAGCCGGCGATACGGTCTGCTCTAAACGCCTGATCCGTTCGCGCAACGTGTGCTCCAGATAATGCTCGAGCGCGCGCAGATATAGCGTGCGCTTGTCGCCGAACGCGTTGTAGAGACTCGGCTGCGTCAGACCGGTGGATTTAACCAGGTCGCGCGTGGAGGTCGCGTCATAGCCCTTCGTCCAGAAGGCGGCGCTGGCGGCTTCCAGCACCTCTTGTTCGTCGAATTGGCGGGGTCTTGCCATGATGAATATCCTTCCGGCGTCACTGAGGACTGGTTCTGTATCGGTCGATATAAAAAGCGATTATATATCGACTGATACAGAACGCAAGAAGAAGATTCGACGATGTAAGGCAGCGCGCTCAAAGTACGCTGCGGTGCGGGGGAAGGGCGTCGGCGGGTGGTTGCCCATCCGGCGCGAGTTCGGTTTCCGGGTAGCTGATGCGCACCGGCGGCACGAACCAGGCGAGGCACAACCCGATCAACGCCGCCGCGCCGGCCACCAGAATGCCGATGTGAATGGACTGCACCAGGGCTTCGCGCGCGGATCTCATCATGGCGTCGCCTGACTGGCCGGCACTCACCAGACGATTGATCAGCGCGGCCTGTTCCGCGCGATCCACCAGCAACTCGGGACTGGCGAAGGATTTGAACCACTGCGTCGCCTGATAGGAGTCGAGCGAGCGATGCACGCCGCGCGAATAGAGGTGGCCGAGCAACGCGCCCGTCATCACCGTGCCCAACATGCCGCCGAATGTCCGCAGCGATTGAAGCAGCGCGGTGGCCGCGCCGACATGGTCCCGCCCGACGATCTGCTGTGAACAGACGGTCAGGCTGGTGGCCACCAGACCGAGGCCGAGCCCGCTGATGCCCATGCACGAAGCCCACACGAGATGCGGTTCCGTACCTCGCAAGACGACCACGCTCAAACAGGCGAGCGCGGACAGCGCAAAGCCGACATACATGATGCCGTTCGCGCGGCGGACCCGTGTGACGATTCGATTGTTGAGCACGCTGCCCACGGTCGTGCCCAGCAGCAATGGTGTGATCAGCATGCCCGAGTCATGCGCGGACATCGCGTAGCCGCCCTGAAACAGCAGCGGCACATAAAACACCAGCGAAAAGAGCGCGAAGCCGCCGAGCACCGACATCGCGAAGAGCGCGGAGAGCTTGCGGTCCATGAGCATGTCCACCGGCACGATCGGATAGCCGATGCGCCGCTCCCATAGCCAGAGAATCAGCCCGCAGGTCGCCGCTACGACGGTCAGCACGATGGTCGTCGTGTCGATGCCGCGCCTCGGAAACAGTTCGATGAGCACCTGCAGTGAGCCGAACGTGACCGCGAGCACGAACGCGCCGAGCCAGTCGAGCCGCACGGGACCTTTGCACCTTAGATGAAGCAGCGGGGGCAAAAAGCGTTGCACGAACAGCAGCGAGACGAGCCCGACCGGCACGTTGACGAAAAACACCAGCCGCCAACCGCCGTATTGCGTGAGCATTCCGCCGAGCGTCGGTCCGATCATATTGGACACGCCGAACGCGGACGTAACGAACGCAAGCCAACGCAGCCGCAGTTTCGGATTGGGGAACAGATCGGCGACGGTGGCGAACACCGTGCCGATCAGAATGCCGCCGCCAATCCCTTGCAGTCCACGCGAAACCACCAGCAACAGCATGCTGTTGGCCAAGCCGCACAACACGGATGCGCCGGTGAATAGGAGGATCGCCGCGATCAGAAACCGCTTGCGGCCAAACAGATCGCCCAACCGCCCGAAGATGGGAATCGTGATGACGGAGGCCAGCATGTACGACGTCGCGACCCACGCGTAAAGATCGAATCCCTTCAGGTCGGCGACGATGCGCGGCAGCGCGGTGCCGACGATGGTCTGATCCAGCGCCACCAGCATCGCGACGAAAGCGATGCCGAGCATCGCCAGCAGCGATTCGCGGAATGGCAGCAGTTGCCCGCTCGGCGGCGGCGCGGTGAACCCGGTGCTCATGGCGTGCTTACTTGTTACCCGCTGCCATACGTTTGCCGAGAGCCGCGCCCAGGTCTTCGTCGGTCAGGGCCGGCGAGATGTCCATGGTGAGGAGGTCGCCCCAATCGAGCGCCATCGCCGCCATCGCGCGATTGTCGTCAGCCTCGACGATTGCAACGCCGCGCAAGCCGCCGATAGCGTGCCAGCGTCCCAGCAACTTGACTCCGTCCGGCATTTGCCCG from Paraburkholderia phytofirmans PsJN carries:
- a CDS encoding YbfB/YjiJ family MFS transporter encodes the protein MSAAPITSDSPVSLDARALFATLAGLCGSLVAIGLARFAYTPLIPSLIQAHWFTSSQAVTLGAANFAGYLVGALIGRPLASALSNRSALRMLMAVVTAAFFACAYPLSVSWFFAWRLLSGISGGAIMVLVATSILPHIPVPRRGFVSGMIFLGLGLGIATSGTLIPQLLHYGLQTTWIGLGVVALVLTAVSWFGWPSTNPPAPLAASDTHHAVRPHGLTLRVLYAQYAANALGLVPAMVLLVDYIARGLGRGAAIGADYWVLYGLAAIAGPVICGNVADRIGFGKAYRIGLLLQAAAVAVLAFSGSTLALIASTVILGIFTPGIVPLVLGRIHELVPHDHIEQRAAWSRATTAFALFQALGGYGYSYLFSHTHNDYGLIFACGAAALTLAFIGDLIASRIGTARHTAASRS
- a CDS encoding TetR/AcrR family transcriptional regulator, with product MARPRQFDEQEVLEAASAAFWTKGYDATSTRDLVKSTGLTQPSLYNAFGDKRTLYLRALEHYLEHTLRERIRRLEQTVSPALGITMFFHEILERSLADPAQRGCMLVNSALETTSEDEAFRAIVATEFSEMRAFFYRRMIAASESGEITTAVSADDAATHLLATLIGVRVLARVNPQQTLLVGAIAPVLLLLGLPALPPTGSNA
- a CDS encoding DUF3303 domain-containing protein; translation: MKFIVLWNGLPTAESSVIERFMKTGGQMPDGVKLLGRWHAIGGLRGVAIVEADDNRAMAAMALDWGDLLTMDISPALTDEDLGAALGKRMAAGNK
- a CDS encoding MFS transporter, with amino-acid sequence MSTGFTAPPPSGQLLPFRESLLAMLGIAFVAMLVALDQTIVGTALPRIVADLKGFDLYAWVATSYMLASVITIPIFGRLGDLFGRKRFLIAAILLFTGASVLCGLANSMLLLVVSRGLQGIGGGILIGTVFATVADLFPNPKLRLRWLAFVTSAFGVSNMIGPTLGGMLTQYGGWRLVFFVNVPVGLVSLLFVQRFLPPLLHLRCKGPVRLDWLGAFVLAVTFGSLQVLIELFPRRGIDTTTIVLTVVAATCGLILWLWERRIGYPIVPVDMLMDRKLSALFAMSVLGGFALFSLVFYVPLLFQGGYAMSAHDSGMLITPLLLGTTVGSVLNNRIVTRVRRANGIMYVGFALSALACLSVVVLRGTEPHLVWASCMGISGLGLGLVATSLTVCSQQIVGRDHVGAATALLQSLRTFGGMLGTVMTGALLGHLYSRGVHRSLDSYQATQWFKSFASPELLVDRAEQAALINRLVSAGQSGDAMMRSAREALVQSIHIGILVAGAAALIGLCLAWFVPPVRISYPETELAPDGQPPADALPPHRSVL